Proteins encoded together in one Psychrobacter sp. 28M-43 window:
- a CDS encoding MotA/TolQ/ExbB proton channel family protein produces the protein MDFMQYWQISDMVTKTLFFLLLALSILSWVTGIVRVLQSRKLATNVADDLSQQLQARQSDLAGTDAATRRLVTEQTLLKHIGRYRFASERGLPILGTTAAIAPFIGLFGTVWGIFHALHNIGMSGQAGLGQVAGPVGEALIMTGLGIAVAIPAVVFYNLAVRINRRIMYQANDRAHDLLAQSTGLVDTTKVTASHAASASQVHTATSSRSTTSETQHTSNYSNSVPKQL, from the coding sequence ATGGACTTTATGCAATACTGGCAGATCAGCGACATGGTGACAAAAACGTTGTTCTTTTTGTTGCTTGCGTTATCTATTCTCTCTTGGGTGACAGGTATCGTCCGCGTATTGCAAAGCCGTAAACTGGCGACCAATGTAGCAGATGATTTGAGCCAGCAATTACAAGCCAGGCAGTCTGACTTGGCTGGTACTGATGCTGCCACTCGCCGTTTGGTGACTGAGCAGACTTTGCTCAAGCATATCGGTCGCTATCGTTTTGCTAGTGAGCGCGGTCTGCCGATTCTTGGTACGACGGCAGCGATTGCACCGTTCATTGGCTTGTTTGGTACGGTATGGGGTATTTTCCACGCCTTGCACAATATCGGTATGAGTGGTCAGGCAGGATTGGGGCAAGTTGCAGGGCCAGTCGGTGAAGCATTGATTATGACGGGTCTTGGTATTGCAGTAGCGATTCCAGCCGTGGTGTTTTATAACCTTGCAGTACGTATCAATCGCCGCATAATGTATCAAGCCAACGATAGAGCGCATGATCTATTGGCGCAATCAACGGGTCTTGTGGATACTACCAAGGTAACCGCGAGCCATGCTGCTAGCGCCTCACAAGTACACACTGCAACAAGCAGTCGTTCAACGACGAGCGAGACTCAGCATACCAGCAACTACAGTAATTCTGTGCCAAAGCAGCTATAG
- a CDS encoding iron chelate uptake ABC transporter family permease subunit: protein MFSSTKLTSTKTGTTNTSTAVDNSSSTDDQYSAAAQGQLAKLWAWIAEHPKSIAAIVLLISMTLFMTLNVNGYWDFALPLRGKKLLALMVVGYAIGVSTLLFQTLTHNPILTPSLLGFDSLYVLLQSLLVFFLGAISFTSIDPLAKFTLEIVLMFGASLLLFKLLFSKSSQDLTRLILVGVIFGVLFRSLSALIARLINPDDFVVVQSASYAQFNTVNPQLLGISLFICVITAIFVWRWRYQCDVLMLGQAQAVNLGINYQRLAFGLLTVIAVLVATATALVGPVTFFGLLVCALTNRIARHMYHTERLILVSLVAMICLVLGQTIFEQVLDMAGVLSVVIELAGGLMFLALIFMSQRRSL, encoded by the coding sequence ATGTTCTCATCAACTAAGCTTACTTCCACCAAGACTGGTACTACAAACACTAGCACAGCGGTAGATAACTCATCTTCAACAGATGATCAGTATTCAGCCGCTGCACAAGGTCAGTTGGCAAAGCTTTGGGCATGGATAGCTGAGCATCCAAAATCCATAGCAGCTATTGTTCTACTTATCTCGATGACCTTGTTTATGACACTCAATGTCAATGGCTATTGGGACTTTGCGCTACCATTACGCGGCAAAAAACTGCTGGCACTGATGGTGGTTGGCTATGCGATTGGCGTGTCGACGTTACTGTTTCAGACGTTGACTCACAATCCAATTCTAACGCCCTCCCTACTTGGCTTTGATTCACTCTATGTTCTGTTGCAGAGCTTACTGGTTTTCTTTTTAGGTGCGATTAGCTTTACCAGTATCGACCCCCTTGCCAAATTCACACTTGAAATTGTCCTGATGTTTGGGGCATCTTTATTATTGTTTAAGTTATTATTTTCTAAAAGCAGTCAGGATCTGACGCGGCTAATATTGGTGGGCGTTATCTTTGGTGTGTTGTTTCGCAGCTTATCAGCACTTATTGCACGGCTGATTAATCCTGATGATTTTGTGGTTGTACAGTCTGCTAGCTACGCGCAGTTCAACACAGTCAACCCTCAGCTACTAGGTATCAGCTTATTTATCTGTGTCATCACCGCGATATTTGTATGGCGCTGGCGTTACCAGTGCGATGTGTTGATGCTCGGACAAGCGCAGGCCGTCAACCTTGGTATCAACTATCAACGTTTAGCATTTGGTCTATTAACTGTCATCGCTGTATTGGTTGCCACGGCTACCGCCCTGGTCGGTCCAGTGACTTTCTTTGGTCTATTGGTTTGCGCATTGACCAATCGTATCGCTCGACATATGTATCACACCGAGCGGCTGATATTAGTCAGTTTGGTCGCTATGATTTGCTTGGTGCTGGGTCAAACTATCTTTGAGCAAGTGCTAGATATGGCAGGCGTATTGTCCGTCGTGATAGAGCTAGCAGGTGGATTGATGTTCTTAGCATTGATATTTATGTCTCAACGTCGTTCTTTATGA
- a CDS encoding ABC transporter ATP-binding protein: MIKLNNISHHIGKQQILHDITLSLPTAQVIALIGPNGAGKSTLFSVMARLQPLQSGQVSFAVDNEERDIVSCQARTLAKTVAMLGQDNHVQGRLRVHELLMFGRYPYHQGQPTADDQQKVQEILERFELEPLAERFLSTLSGGQRQRVLIAMIVCQDTPYLLLDEPLNNLDMYHAGRLMRELRQLSHNQQKTVVIVLHDINQAAQFADTVVTMKAGEVTAVGRPADVITKETMKDLYNVDVTVLSHQGRPVIVDTV, encoded by the coding sequence ATGATTAAACTGAATAATATCTCTCACCATATTGGCAAACAACAAATCTTGCATGACATTACGTTGTCCCTACCAACGGCGCAGGTGATTGCTTTGATTGGTCCTAATGGTGCTGGGAAGTCTACGTTGTTTTCTGTCATGGCTCGCTTGCAGCCGCTACAATCTGGGCAGGTGAGCTTCGCTGTAGATAATGAGGAACGTGACATTGTCAGCTGTCAGGCGCGGACGCTGGCCAAGACTGTCGCGATGCTCGGGCAAGACAATCATGTACAAGGACGCCTGCGCGTACATGAGCTACTGATGTTTGGTCGTTACCCTTATCATCAAGGGCAACCAACCGCAGACGATCAGCAAAAAGTACAGGAAATCCTCGAACGCTTTGAGCTTGAGCCACTTGCCGAGCGTTTCTTGTCAACGCTATCAGGTGGACAGCGTCAGCGCGTGCTGATCGCTATGATTGTCTGCCAAGATACACCCTATCTATTGCTCGATGAGCCACTGAACAACCTAGATATGTATCATGCTGGTCGGCTGATGCGTGAGCTACGTCAGCTTAGCCACAATCAGCAAAAAACCGTGGTGATTGTCCTGCATGATATCAACCAAGCGGCACAGTTTGCCGATACAGTAGTTACGATGAAAGCAGGAGAAGTGACGGCTGTTGGTCGTCCTGCTGATGTTATTACTAAAGAAACGATGAAAGATTTATACAACGTCGATGTCACTGTCCTAAGTCATCAAGGACGTCCAGTGATTGTTGATACGGTTTAA
- a CDS encoding DUF2799 domain-containing protein encodes MNYLIESNSSGAYHARKLMSKVMSKTGMSLSLLGAVVLTLSGCATTQSLTPQQCQSSNWQEVGYTDGSQGRSGAYFGHYTNSCASVGGASPNRIQWEQGRQQGLKNYCTELNAYKLGREGYDWQPVCPLEGIEKLEEAYSQGRYYYIRQRDLDYLRSPYPFGYRHAGFGYGYRPFGYGW; translated from the coding sequence ATGAATTATCTTATTGAGTCAAACTCATCGGGCGCTTATCACGCTCGCAAGCTGATGAGTAAAGTCATGAGCAAAACAGGCATGAGCCTATCGCTACTTGGCGCGGTCGTACTGACATTATCAGGCTGTGCCACGACTCAGAGCCTAACCCCGCAGCAGTGTCAAAGCAGCAACTGGCAAGAAGTCGGCTACACTGATGGCTCGCAAGGACGTTCTGGTGCCTACTTCGGTCACTATACCAATAGCTGCGCCAGTGTCGGCGGTGCTAGTCCTAACCGTATCCAATGGGAACAAGGGCGTCAACAGGGTCTCAAAAACTACTGTACCGAGCTGAATGCTTATAAGCTCGGTCGCGAAGGCTATGACTGGCAACCTGTCTGTCCGTTAGAAGGTATTGAGAAGTTAGAAGAAGCCTACTCCCAAGGGCGCTACTACTATATCCGTCAGCGCGATCTCGACTACTTACGCTCACCTTACCCATTTGGCTACAGACATGCAGGCTTCGGTTACGGCTACCGTCCGTTTGGCTACGGCTGGTAA
- a CDS encoding siderophore ABC transporter substrate-binding protein, whose protein sequence is MPTPLLSSRSTASFFKRPLLTAAMTALLATVVAGCSSPESNDSEPADAKTENPTADESQNVASNDAVSAEKIMVNTVKGDVELAMNPSPLVVYDMTLMQDLAALDVAVDGMPGGLLLKNLHSETQPDPKSVGTVFEPDLEALNAMQPQAILVGSRMAEKYDELSSIAPTLDMSIDTANIYESSKQRLHDLGALFGKSDQAAKLQQNIDGLITEAKSLTKENKGTGLVVMVNGNKMSAYGDKSRYGFIHTVLGVPMADDKIADAPHGQPISFEYIQKANPDWLFVIDRSAAIGEDGIGAKAVLDNPLVAQSNAWSKQQVVYLSPDSYLAFGGYYQWMQDLTTIKDAFTNAK, encoded by the coding sequence ATGCCGACACCCTTATTATCTAGCAGATCTACCGCCTCTTTTTTTAAACGTCCATTACTGACTGCTGCCATGACAGCGTTATTAGCTACGGTAGTGGCAGGATGTAGCTCGCCTGAATCTAATGACTCTGAGCCAGCAGACGCCAAAACTGAAAACCCAACGGCTGATGAATCACAGAACGTTGCCAGTAATGACGCTGTATCTGCTGAGAAAATCATGGTCAATACTGTAAAAGGTGATGTTGAGCTGGCTATGAACCCATCGCCACTTGTCGTTTATGACATGACGTTGATGCAAGATTTGGCGGCGCTAGATGTGGCGGTCGATGGTATGCCTGGTGGTCTATTACTAAAGAATCTACACTCAGAAACACAGCCTGATCCAAAATCGGTAGGTACTGTGTTTGAGCCAGATCTTGAAGCGTTGAATGCAATGCAGCCGCAAGCTATTTTGGTCGGTTCACGCATGGCAGAAAAATACGACGAGCTCTCAAGTATCGCGCCGACATTGGACATGAGTATTGATACAGCTAACATTTACGAATCAAGCAAGCAGCGCCTGCATGATCTAGGTGCACTGTTTGGTAAAAGCGATCAAGCCGCTAAGCTACAACAGAACATCGATGGACTCATCACTGAGGCCAAAAGTCTAACAAAAGAAAATAAAGGCACTGGCCTAGTCGTCATGGTCAATGGCAACAAAATGTCAGCCTATGGTGACAAATCTCGCTATGGTTTTATCCACACTGTGTTAGGTGTACCAATGGCAGATGACAAAATTGCCGATGCGCCTCATGGTCAGCCCATATCGTTTGAATATATCCAAAAAGCCAATCCAGATTGGTTATTTGTCATCGACCGTAGTGCCGCAATTGGTGAAGACGGTATTGGTGCTAAGGCCGTATTAGACAATCCATTGGTTGCCCAGAGCAATGCATGGAGTAAGCAGCAAGTGGTTTACTTGAGCCCAGATTCTTACTTAGCATTTGGCGGCTACTACCAGTGGATGCAGGATCTAACGACGATCAAAGATGCTTTTACTAACGCTAAATAA
- a CDS encoding ABC transporter permease gives MSLFSPRTHARLKSSTAPSVSSWQSGTGNVLHRRTVIPPWFINTASLILMGLLVLLSLSIGVADFSWSGILQSLLTQSANSDSSLLLVSRIPRTIAIILTGIAMAVAGMIIQVVLKNRFVEPSMVGATQSAALGLLVVSLLFPASALIVKMGVATIAAVFGMMLFMLLIHRIPPTDFLMIPLIGIVFGGIIEAVTTFIAYQTESLQMLSVWQFGDFSGVLAGRYELLWLTGGLCVLAYIIADKLTIVGLGDNIALNLGISKRQVTWIGVGMVAMMSAVVVVTVGMIPFIGLVVPNIVSRLMGDKLRRSLPAVALLGASAVLLCDIIGRSIRYPFEVPVATIFGVVGTVLFLWLLLRAPAEQ, from the coding sequence ATGTCGTTATTTTCACCCCGTACTCATGCTAGGCTCAAATCCAGTACTGCTCCATCAGTATCAAGTTGGCAGAGCGGTACTGGCAATGTGTTACATCGACGTACTGTCATACCACCGTGGTTCATCAATACAGCAAGCCTCATTCTTATGGGGCTTTTGGTGTTATTGAGCTTATCTATCGGGGTGGCTGACTTTTCCTGGTCAGGTATCTTGCAGAGCCTGCTGACGCAGAGTGCTAATTCTGATAGCTCGCTGCTATTGGTTAGCCGCATACCGCGCACCATTGCCATTATCTTGACTGGTATTGCAATGGCTGTGGCTGGGATGATTATCCAAGTGGTGCTAAAAAACCGCTTTGTAGAGCCATCCATGGTCGGTGCAACTCAGAGCGCTGCACTTGGTTTGCTAGTGGTCAGTTTACTGTTCCCTGCCAGTGCGCTCATTGTCAAAATGGGCGTGGCAACCATCGCTGCCGTTTTTGGCATGATGCTATTTATGCTGCTCATTCACCGTATTCCGCCCACTGATTTTTTGATGATTCCACTGATTGGCATTGTCTTTGGTGGCATTATTGAAGCAGTCACTACCTTTATCGCCTATCAAACCGAGTCGCTACAGATGCTGAGTGTTTGGCAGTTTGGTGATTTTTCGGGCGTATTGGCAGGGCGCTATGAGCTGTTGTGGCTCACGGGTGGACTGTGTGTGCTGGCTTATATTATTGCCGACAAGCTGACCATCGTCGGTTTGGGTGACAATATCGCTTTGAACTTAGGCATTAGTAAGCGTCAAGTCACTTGGATTGGCGTGGGTATGGTAGCCATGATGAGCGCTGTCGTGGTCGTGACTGTGGGCATGATTCCTTTTATTGGGCTGGTCGTACCAAACATTGTGAGCCGTCTAATGGGAGATAAGTTACGTCGTAGCTTGCCAGCAGTTGCCCTACTTGGTGCTTCAGCAGTGTTGCTATGCGATATTATCGGACGCTCTATTCGCTATCCATTTGAAGTGCCGGTCGCCACTATTTTTGGTGTGGTTGGTACAGTGCTATTTTTATGGCTGTTATTACGTGCACCAGCTGAGCAGTAG
- a CDS encoding energy transducer TonB: MSSTDLDAPPLKSLLLAIVAVLGLHVLAAIALVAIKTPELKPEPKKEMSPLEIKFVSLPAKTVSTEVEKQTVTVKKEVQPEVQVQPAPQPEPKPKEPVRKPTETPVKPKEPVVKNVEPKVTPVIASEKPRPDTSQKVAPKEPLPEPKVDNSAAEAQRQAAAQAESERQARKAEQEAQARAEQEAKRVADAKAAAQAKAAAETAAAQARAEAEAAAALAQSNEPVSFTASSANWASAPNFSFPERAARRARSGDTLNVVLVLRVNKQGGIDNVRVAQSSGNPLVDKEARRQVRSGKFKPFTKNGVPVVGDVTLPISYAVP, from the coding sequence ATGAGTTCAACGGATTTAGACGCGCCACCACTTAAGTCGTTATTGCTAGCTATTGTTGCAGTCTTAGGACTCCATGTGCTTGCCGCAATTGCACTAGTGGCAATAAAAACCCCTGAACTCAAACCTGAGCCAAAAAAAGAGATGTCACCACTTGAGATAAAGTTTGTGTCATTACCGGCAAAAACGGTCTCAACTGAAGTAGAAAAACAAACAGTCACAGTCAAAAAAGAAGTACAGCCTGAGGTACAAGTTCAGCCAGCGCCGCAACCTGAACCAAAGCCTAAAGAGCCGGTTAGAAAACCAACAGAGACACCAGTAAAACCAAAAGAGCCTGTTGTAAAAAATGTAGAGCCGAAAGTGACGCCTGTGATAGCGTCAGAAAAGCCTCGTCCTGATACCAGTCAAAAAGTAGCCCCAAAAGAGCCGCTACCGGAACCAAAGGTTGATAACTCAGCAGCTGAAGCACAACGTCAAGCAGCTGCCCAAGCTGAATCAGAGCGCCAAGCCAGAAAAGCTGAGCAAGAGGCGCAAGCTAGGGCAGAGCAAGAAGCCAAAAGAGTCGCCGACGCCAAAGCTGCCGCTCAAGCGAAGGCTGCCGCAGAGACCGCCGCTGCTCAAGCAAGAGCTGAGGCGGAAGCAGCAGCTGCTTTAGCACAGAGTAATGAGCCTGTTAGCTTTACTGCTAGCTCTGCCAACTGGGCATCTGCGCCAAACTTTAGTTTCCCTGAGCGCGCTGCACGTAGAGCCCGTTCTGGTGATACGCTCAACGTTGTCTTGGTATTACGAGTCAACAAGCAAGGCGGCATCGATAACGTGCGAGTTGCTCAATCATCAGGTAATCCGCTAGTAGACAAAGAAGCCAGACGTCAAGTACGGTCTGGCAAATTCAAACCCTTTACTAAGAATGGCGTACCCGTGGTAGGTGATGTGACCCTACCGATCAGTTACGCGGTTCCTTGA
- a CDS encoding ExbD/TolR family protein, producing MAFQLGDDDVRSMDEMNLIPLIDIMLVLMIIFLLTATVLNPTVPLDLPETSAALNETPPEAIQVSIDKDAGIFWDSDPISMEELETRLQQQGATGKNPAVQLRADKEGKYDTVAQVLAAASNAGLTKIAFVNE from the coding sequence ATGGCATTTCAATTGGGTGATGATGACGTACGAAGCATGGATGAGATGAACCTCATTCCGCTTATCGATATCATGCTGGTATTGATGATTATATTTTTATTGACAGCGACCGTGCTGAATCCGACGGTGCCTTTAGATTTGCCAGAGACTAGTGCCGCGCTCAATGAAACGCCGCCAGAAGCGATTCAAGTCAGTATTGATAAAGATGCAGGGATATTCTGGGATAGTGATCCAATCAGTATGGAAGAGTTAGAGACACGCTTGCAGCAACAAGGCGCGACTGGTAAGAATCCAGCGGTACAGTTACGTGCGGATAAAGAAGGCAAGTACGATACGGTTGCTCAAGTCTTAGCAGCCGCAAGTAATGCTGGACTGACCAAAATCGCATTTGTGAATGAATAG